GTCCGGCGGCCGGCTGCTCCTCGGGGTCGGCGCGGGGCACGTGCGCGAGGAGTTCGAGGCGGTCGGCGCCGACTTCGAGGAGCGCGGCGCCGTGCTCGACGAGACGATCGACGCGCTCCGGGCGGCGCTCGGGCCGGAGGAGTTCCCGAGCTTCGCGGGGGAGCGGTTCGCCTTCGAGGGGCTCGGCCAGAGGCCACGGCCCGTCCAGCCCCGGGTGCCGCTCTGGGTCGGCGGCTCCTCGCCCGCCGCCGTGCGCCGGGCCGCCCTCAAGGGGGACGGCTGGCTTCCCCAGGGCGATCCGCGCGACCGCCTCCCGCGGCAGATCGCCCGGCTCCGGGCACTGCGCGAGAAGGCCGGTGTCGAGGGCCCCGTCGTGATCGGCGCGATCACCGAGCCCCTGTACGTCGGCGACGCCGGCTGGGACACGGGCCGGCGCACGCTGACCGGCAAGCCCGAGGTGCTCGCCGAGTCGCTGCGCGAGTACGGCGCCATGGGCGTGGACCAGATCCAGGTGCGGTTCCGCAGCCGGAGCCGTGGCGAACTCACCGACCAGATGGCGGCCTTCGCCGCCGACGTGGCTCCGCACCTCGACCGATAGGAGTACGGCATGGGAAAGCTGGACGGGCGCGTCGTCGTCGTCACGGGCGCGGCGCGCGGGCAGGGCGAGCAGGAGGCGCGGCTCTTCAGCGCGGAGGGCGCCCGGGTGGTCCTCGCGGACGTGCTCGACGACCGGGGCGAGGCGGTGGCCGAGGAGGTCGGGGGCCTGTACGTCCATCTCGACGTCGGCGACGAGGCCGGCTGGGCGGCCGCCGTCGCCGCCGCCAAGGCCGCATTCGGCCATATCGACGGCCTGGTCAACAACGCGGGCATCCTGCGCTTCAACGAACTGGTCAGTACGCCCCTGGAGGAGTTCGAGCAGATCGTCCGGGTCAACCAGGTCGGCGCGTTCCTGGGGATCAAGACGGTCGCGCCCGAGATCGAGGCGGCGGGCGGCGGCACGATCGTCAACACGGCCTCGTACACGGCGCTCACGGGCATGTCGTACGTCGGGGCGTACGCCGCGACCAAGCACGCGATCCTGGGTCTGACCCGGGTCGCCGCGATCGAGCTCGCCGCGAAGGGGATCCGGGTCAACGCGGTGTGCCCGGGGGCGGTGGACACGCCGATGAGCAACCCGGACGGCGCGGACCCGGACGCGCTGGACGGGCTGTACCGGCAGCTCGTGCCGCTCGGGAGGGTCGGGCGGCCGGAGGAGGTGGCCCGGCTCGCGCTGTTCCTGTCCTGTGACGACTCCTCCTACATCACCGGGCAGCCGTTCGTCGTCGACGGCGGCTGGCTGGCCGGCGTCAGCGTGCTCTGAGGAATGGTCGGACATGCCGCCCTCCCCTCTATTGACGCCCCGGACGCGCGGTGGAACAGTCGACGCAGTCAAATCTGACGATGCGTCAGAAAAGTAGGACGGGACGGTGAACCCCCTTGGAATTCGGCCTCTTCGTTCAGGGTTACGTCGGCAAGCGCGCCGAGACCGACCCGCTCGCCGAGCACAAGGCGCTCATGGAGGAGACCGAGTACGTCATCCAGGCGGACGAGTCCGGCTTCAAGTACGCCTGGGCCTCCGAGCACCACTTCCTGGAGGAGTACTCCCACCTCTCCGCGAACGACGTCTTCCTCGGCTACCTCGCCCACGCCACCGAGCGGATCCATCTCGGCTCGGGCATCTTCAACCCGCTCGCCCAGGTCAACCACCCGGTCAAGGTCGCCGAGAAGGTCGCCATGCTCGACCATCTCAGCGAGGGCCGCCACGAGTTCGGCTCCGGGCGCGGCGCCGGCTCGCACGAGATCCTCGGCTTCCTCCCGGGCATCACCGACATGAACCACACCAAGGAGATCTGGGAGGAGACCATCGCGGAGTTCCCCAAGATGTGGCTCCAGGAGGAGTACGAGGGCTTCCAGGGGAAGCACTGGTCACTGCCCCCGCGCAAGGTGCTGCCCAAGCCGTACGGGAAGTCCCACCCGCCCATGTGGTACGCGGCCGGATCCCCGCCCTCCTACGCCATGGCGGCACGCAAGGGGCTCGGCGTGCTGGGCTTCAGCGTCCAGAAGGTCTCCGACATGGAGTGGGTGCTGGAGCAGTACAAGACCGCGGTCCGCGAGGCCGAACCCATCGGCGACTACGTCAACGACAACGTGATGGTG
The genomic region above belongs to Streptomyces marianii and contains:
- a CDS encoding LLM class F420-dependent oxidoreductase, producing MVVYGMQLPVQSQSTIYAETWEAAAGPDDLVAIARTADRAGFAYVAVCDHLAIPLRLAGAMSTIWYDPVATLSFLAAATERVRLLSHVAVVGLRHPLVTAKQYATLDHLSGGRLLLGVGAGHVREEFEAVGADFEERGAVLDETIDALRAALGPEEFPSFAGERFAFEGLGQRPRPVQPRVPLWVGGSSPAAVRRAALKGDGWLPQGDPRDRLPRQIARLRALREKAGVEGPVVIGAITEPLYVGDAGWDTGRRTLTGKPEVLAESLREYGAMGVDQIQVRFRSRSRGELTDQMAAFAADVAPHLDR
- a CDS encoding SDR family NAD(P)-dependent oxidoreductase, giving the protein MGKLDGRVVVVTGAARGQGEQEARLFSAEGARVVLADVLDDRGEAVAEEVGGLYVHLDVGDEAGWAAAVAAAKAAFGHIDGLVNNAGILRFNELVSTPLEEFEQIVRVNQVGAFLGIKTVAPEIEAAGGGTIVNTASYTALTGMSYVGAYAATKHAILGLTRVAAIELAAKGIRVNAVCPGAVDTPMSNPDGADPDALDGLYRQLVPLGRVGRPEEVARLALFLSCDDSSYITGQPFVVDGGWLAGVSVL
- a CDS encoding LLM class flavin-dependent oxidoreductase yields the protein MEFGLFVQGYVGKRAETDPLAEHKALMEETEYVIQADESGFKYAWASEHHFLEEYSHLSANDVFLGYLAHATERIHLGSGIFNPLAQVNHPVKVAEKVAMLDHLSEGRHEFGSGRGAGSHEILGFLPGITDMNHTKEIWEETIAEFPKMWLQEEYEGFQGKHWSLPPRKVLPKPYGKSHPPMWYAAGSPPSYAMAARKGLGVLGFSVQKVSDMEWVLEQYKTAVREAEPIGDYVNDNVMVTSTAVCAPTHQEAVRIAAGGGLHYLQSLVFRYHDTFPRPEGFPVWPETLPEFNEELIELLIQEELLICGDPDEVLAQCKRWERAGADQLSFGLPIGISKEDTLQTIRLVGEHVIPKIDTDPVHRTTRFRESA